The Cheilinus undulatus linkage group 21, ASM1832078v1, whole genome shotgun sequence region AGCTCATCAGCATCCTTCCACTCTTTGTAACTTTACCATTaatgcacacagacttgtaGATATTAGCTAAAATTTCCAATTAGATCTTGTACACAAACGTTTAATAAAAGCTGCTTCTGCAGGGATCCATTCAAAGTTACAGGCAAACTCATGCACACATTCTTAAATGGATGAATATGTTTGGAACATTTCAGTAGAGTGcaggatttaaaattttgactgtTGAAACAATGAAGTTTCCAACATAGAGAGCTTAAGACTTCAGTTTAAAAACTGAGCATCATGACAACCTTATCACATGTTTATAAAGGAATTATTGAGGAATTAGATCTCACCTGTTCTTTGGTGCGTGTGTGCTGCAGCTGTGTAGAAATGTGCTCCAGCCTCTCTTTAGCTTCACTCTGTCCCATCGAGTTCAGGTATTCCCTCAGCATTTGAATGATCTGCAGGAAAAGCCAGACACAAATAATCCTCGTTTAATACATATCAGGAATAGAAGAAAGAAGCCAGGTGAGTTAGCAGATGTTCTACCTGTGTGACctcccctctcagtgtctctaAACTGCGTGAATCTCCTTCCTGGAGGATATTCAGCTTTGAGCGTGCCAGGTGCATCGGCGTCCTGCCTGCTCGGTCGAGGGCGTCCACACGAGCTCCTTCAGagacaaaagaggcaaaatctCTCAGTTAGACTTAAATCATAAAGAGTTTATAATTAATAACACTCTCTGAATTTCATTAAAGCTGCATAAAGACTCAGGTTAGTTAGGATAATCTTTATGTTCATCTGACTGGCTTTGCTGAGGTTGCATTTTTCACTTACAACAGTGCAATAAGAAGCCAGCCGTGCACATTGCAAAtatctagagcagtgttactcaaccaaagagccgaatttttttttaaaaatacctttgcaagagccacaatctaagtggtgaaaaatgggtgaaagtggcaatagaagtaagttaaagctggcaaaataagtgaaaaagctgcaaaaaagtggccaaaaacgggtgaaagtggcaaaataggcagaaaatggcaaaaactgggtgaaaagtgacaaaaaatgtggggaaaaggGGCCAAAATGGGTAAGACATGACAAAGAAATGACttacaggtggcaataatggtaaaaaagcagcaaagaggtggggggaaatgagtgaaaaataactaaaatgggcaaaaagcagcaaaaaggtggggaaaaattagtgaaaagtgactaaaattggcaaaaagcagcagaaaggtgggggaaatgggaaaaagtgacatgtaactgcaccttaaatgggcaaaaagtggcaaaaaaggaaaaaaagaatgcTATTTGtgaaaagcaggatgaaagaggcaaaaagggtaaaaaggggcaaaaaaattgcaaataaggacaaggaaatacacagacaaaaaggttgacaattaaagcctgctgtataagtttgggaaaaaaaacctcaatGGATAATTTTGatgtcaaagtttcccttttgaagtttttctggggaataattaataaatttcacatttagacataaaagagccacatgtggctctagagccacgcgTTAACACTGATCTGGAGTTTCTGTAAATAACTCCAAAggtaaaaatgctgttttagttCACTTAGCTAACTTACCATGAccctcctttaaagtgaaacaaatatttcacaaagaatTAAACACCATTAAAGTGTCCTCACCTCCTCTCAGCAAAGTGGTGATTACAGGCACGTGGTTGGTACAGGCCGCTGCAGAAACAGGTTACAGAAGTggtcaaataaatacatgaacaaggctttaaaacacaaactgcATGCAAAAACACCTCTAAGATCTAGCTTTATGTGTTACAGTGTATTGGCATGAGTTAACTGATGTGAAATGAAGCAGCTGCACACTGGTGTGTCAGATTGAAACCACAGTCGTCAACACTAGTGACCACAGAGCTGCAGGTTTCACAGGCTGAGGTGATCTCTTGGTCTTACCCAGATGGAGGGGGGTATTTCCCAGACTGTCTCGCTGGTTGGGGTCAGCGCCGTGACTCAGCAACAACTGCACTGCAGTCAGGATGAAAAAAGGACAGGAAGTAGTTAAAATGTGGTTATTTGGCATCATAGATCCCTGAATCCCAAAATAAGAGACTTTACAATCCTTCTAATATGTCCTGCACAATAGGGGGAAGtgtataaaacacaaacatagaTAACATAGTAAACAGAGGCTGAGCTGATAACTGACCTCATGCAGCTGCTATTAGAGCTGTTTTGAATTTCTTATCAGTGACCTACCAATGCCCTCGTTGCCGTTGCAGGAAGAGAAATGCAGCGCTGTCCTCCCCTTGTCATCTGCTGCACACGGGTCAATGTCGTCCTGCAGGAGCTTTCGAACTGCAAGAGTAAAACTTCATCAGCTTTTTTCGGTcttatttaacatttacatgGCGTTATAAGGCAACGCATTAAAGCTAATCTCACCTGTGTCAATGTCGTTGCTGTTCGCTGCCTCTCTCAGTCTCTTTGTAGCTGTGGTTAGGAGACATTTAAAGGGACAAGGATGTAAATACGGAGTTATGACAGGATGAACAGGGccagagaaacaaacacagtTTATTAACAGGCACACTATTTTAAAGGAGTGTTTGTTTGAGCAGGGATCACTCAAACAAGAACCGTAGCAGTCAGAAAATTGAACTATTATATTTATTCATAATAAGACACACAGTGCCTGAGTTACAATGTGGTGGAACTGTTTTATCCtaacatgtttgatttaatgctgtcacaataccagaagtTAAAACTGTGATAttattctagtaaaaatcaaaccataCTGATTAGAGGTGTAACAATGAATTAATGTATTAAATAAGTTCTGCAAAATTTGTGTACTTTTTGATATGACTGATCATAGGATAATGGAGATatgataatttaaaaataaacaaaaatgttaacaaCTTCATGCTGCAAACATATTTGTACAATTTGGACAGTAAAGTCTCTCCTTGTGACTGAAGATCATTATGTTTCTGTACTTTCTGATCAGAGGGCTGCACGGGGTTATCGCTGTCgcctcacagtaagaaggttcctggttcgcatcccagtcagggtctttctgtgcagtttgcatgttctc contains the following coding sequences:
- the ankrd54 gene encoding ankyrin repeat domain-containing protein 54, with the protein product MDGWSPIVATSSDNDRSSSEGEYMVEPGAGEEQWETGRELRTDGETMMEDGGSAAVGFGISGTGEGKVVLGRFGQRDDKELKYLHLLWEPGRAELSPGGMSSKLGKMTGSRARRHQRAVRNLGPLGQDIYATKRLREAANSNDIDTVRKLLQDDIDPCAADDKGRTALHFSSCNGNEGIVQLLLSHGADPNQRDSLGNTPLHLAACTNHVPVITTLLRGGARVDALDRAGRTPMHLARSKLNILQEGDSRSLETLRGEVTQIIQMLREYLNSMGQSEAKERLEHISTQLQHTRTKEQVDEVTDLLASFTSLSLQKQTLGDR